Proteins found in one Nitrosopumilus maritimus SCM1 genomic segment:
- a CDS encoding CDC48 family AAA ATPase, translated as MSQNALSLKVLEAYTRDVGRGVARIDYDSMDTLNASTGDVIEIKGKRRTVAKCLPLYPSDEGKGIIRIDGLGRNNSGIAIGDTISVRKIKAVAAEKVVVAPLEAIPPIDERYLADALESVPLIKGDNVMVPYFGGRLTFQVIGVTPAADAVLITQKTVFHIAEKGETLRGVPQVTYEDIGGLTDEIKKVREMIELPLRHPEIFEKLGIEAPKGVLLYGPPGTGKTLLAKAVANESNAHFISISGPEIMSKFYGESEARLREIFKEAREKAPSIIFVDEIDSIAPKREEVTGEVERRVVSQMLSLMDGLEARGKVIVISATNRPNAIDPALRRPGRFDREIEIKVPDKKGRKDILAIHSRNMPLSDDVNVDKISAISHGYVGADLEYLCKEAAMKCLRRLLPILNLEEEKIPPETLDKLIVNHEDFQKALIEVTPSGMREVFIENPDVKWDEVGGLEDVKRELQEAVEWPMKYPALYDKLGHSMPRGILLHGPSGTGKTLLAKAVATQSEANFVSVRGPELLSKWVGESERGIREIFKRARQSAPCVVFFDEIDSIAPIRGAGGETAVTERVVSQLLTELDGMENMHGVVVLAATNRADMIDPALLRPGRFDKIIQVPNPDKDSRKRILEINAEKIPMGDDVDMEKIAEITDGMSGADTSSIANTAVSLVIHEFLDKHPDVKDVEKSSIEAKVTMKHFEEAVKKVREQKDLKMGEKLVASYYR; from the coding sequence ATGAGTCAAAACGCACTTTCTCTCAAAGTTTTAGAGGCATACACTAGAGATGTCGGAAGAGGAGTAGCAAGAATAGATTATGATTCTATGGATACATTAAATGCATCCACAGGCGATGTTATTGAAATTAAAGGTAAAAGAAGAACAGTTGCAAAATGTCTTCCATTATACCCATCTGATGAAGGAAAGGGAATTATCAGAATTGATGGCCTTGGAAGGAATAATTCAGGAATTGCAATTGGAGATACAATTTCAGTTAGGAAAATCAAAGCCGTAGCTGCAGAAAAGGTCGTAGTTGCTCCATTAGAAGCAATTCCACCAATTGATGAAAGATATCTTGCGGATGCTTTAGAAAGTGTTCCTTTGATTAAAGGAGACAATGTAATGGTGCCATACTTTGGTGGACGTTTAACTTTTCAAGTAATTGGAGTCACACCAGCTGCTGATGCAGTTTTGATCACCCAAAAGACAGTTTTCCATATTGCAGAAAAAGGTGAAACATTACGTGGAGTTCCACAAGTAACCTATGAAGACATTGGAGGTTTGACTGATGAGATAAAGAAAGTAAGAGAAATGATTGAACTCCCATTAAGACATCCTGAAATTTTTGAAAAACTAGGAATTGAAGCTCCAAAAGGTGTTTTACTTTATGGTCCACCAGGAACAGGTAAAACATTACTAGCAAAAGCTGTTGCAAACGAAAGTAATGCACACTTTATCAGTATTTCAGGTCCAGAAATTATGAGTAAGTTTTATGGTGAAAGTGAAGCAAGATTAAGAGAGATTTTCAAAGAAGCAAGAGAAAAGGCCCCTTCAATAATCTTTGTTGATGAAATAGATTCTATTGCACCAAAAAGAGAAGAAGTTACCGGAGAAGTTGAAAGAAGAGTAGTATCTCAGATGTTATCATTAATGGATGGATTAGAAGCAAGAGGTAAAGTCATTGTAATTTCTGCAACAAATAGACCAAATGCAATTGATCCTGCACTTAGAAGACCAGGAAGATTTGATAGAGAGATTGAGATCAAAGTACCAGATAAAAAAGGAAGAAAAGACATTCTTGCAATTCACAGCAGAAACATGCCATTATCTGACGATGTAAACGTGGATAAAATTTCAGCAATTAGCCACGGATATGTTGGTGCAGACTTGGAATACCTCTGTAAAGAGGCTGCAATGAAATGTTTGAGAAGATTATTACCAATTCTAAATCTCGAAGAAGAAAAAATCCCACCTGAGACTTTGGATAAATTAATTGTAAATCATGAAGATTTCCAAAAAGCCCTAATTGAGGTAACTCCATCTGGAATGAGAGAAGTTTTCATTGAAAATCCAGATGTAAAATGGGATGAAGTTGGCGGTTTAGAGGATGTTAAACGTGAATTACAAGAAGCAGTTGAATGGCCAATGAAATATCCAGCACTATATGACAAACTTGGTCACAGCATGCCAAGAGGAATATTGCTTCACGGTCCTAGTGGTACTGGTAAAACATTACTAGCAAAAGCTGTTGCAACCCAAAGTGAAGCAAACTTTGTTTCAGTTAGAGGTCCTGAGTTATTATCAAAATGGGTAGGCGAATCTGAAAGAGGAATTAGAGAAATTTTCAAAAGAGCAAGACAATCTGCCCCATGTGTAGTTTTCTTTGATGAAATTGATTCTATTGCACCAATTAGAGGAGCAGGTGGAGAAACTGCAGTTACTGAAAGAGTTGTCAGCCAATTACTTACAGAGTTAGATGGAATGGAAAACATGCATGGAGTTGTTGTTCTAGCTGCAACAAACAGAGCAGACATGATTGATCCAGCATTGTTAAGACCAGGAAGATTTGATAAAATTATTCAAGTACCAAATCCAGATAAAGATAGTAGAAAACGTATTCTTGAAATTAATGCTGAAAAAATTCCTATGGGTGATGATGTAGATATGGAAAAGATTGCAGAAATTACAGATGGAATGAGTGGTGCAGATACTTCATCTATTGCAAATACAGCAGTTTCATTAGTAATTCATGAATTCCTAGACAAACATCCAGATGTAAAAGATGTTGAAAAGAGCAGCATAGAAGCCAAAGTAACAATGAAACACTTTGAAGAAGCAGTAAAGAAAGTAAGAGAACAAAAAGACCTCAAGATGGGTGAAAAGCTAGTTGCTTCCTATTACAGGTAG
- a CDS encoding 50S ribosomal protein L2, producing the protein MGKRPLVRRRGRGGNQFRSTSTGKVGTKANYPRFPLSEQHEGEIIDLVHERGREAPLAKVRFEDGSVSFVPAVLGAKVGETLQFGLKSKIEKGNVISIQNIPDGTIVCNIEKHFGDGGAIVKSAGTDATVFSHGDEGVTVKLPSGKFTTLNPKNRAMIGTLAGGGASERPFMSAGGKWRNFKAKGKKYPIVRGVAQAAYVHPHGGGRHQHVGQSSTVSRDTPPGAKVGSIAARKTGRARIKERK; encoded by the coding sequence TTGGGTAAGAGACCATTAGTAAGAAGACGTGGCCGTGGAGGCAATCAATTTAGATCTACTTCTACTGGTAAAGTAGGCACCAAAGCAAATTATCCTCGTTTTCCGCTATCTGAACAACATGAAGGTGAAATTATTGACCTTGTTCATGAACGTGGTAGAGAAGCACCTTTAGCTAAAGTAAGATTTGAAGATGGTTCCGTATCGTTTGTTCCAGCAGTTCTTGGAGCAAAAGTTGGTGAAACTCTACAATTTGGATTAAAATCAAAAATTGAAAAAGGTAATGTAATTAGTATTCAAAACATTCCTGATGGAACTATTGTATGTAATATTGAAAAGCACTTTGGTGATGGCGGCGCAATTGTAAAATCTGCCGGAACTGATGCAACTGTTTTCTCTCATGGCGATGAAGGTGTTACGGTAAAACTTCCTTCTGGAAAATTCACTACACTTAACCCAAAAAACAGAGCTATGATTGGAACTCTAGCTGGAGGTGGAGCTAGCGAAAGACCATTTATGAGTGCTGGTGGCAAATGGAGAAACTTTAAAGCTAAAGGAAAGAAATATCCGATTGTTAGAGGTGTTGCTCAAGCAGCCTATGTTCACCCACACGGTGGTGGTCGTCACCAACATGTTGGACAAAGTTCTACTGTTTCTAGAGATACTCCTCCAGGAGCCAAAGTCGGAAGCATTGCTGCAAGAAAGACTGGTAGAGCTAGAATTAAAGAAAGAAAGTAG
- a CDS encoding acylphosphatase, which produces MSNQRIRLFVTGRVQGVFFRQTLKTKAIQNDVFGWVKNLKDGRVEAILEGDEENVSRLVEWAHGGPANAIVEDVEIRNEKFSGEFSKFDVLY; this is translated from the coding sequence ATGTCAAACCAACGAATTAGACTTTTTGTAACTGGTAGAGTTCAAGGTGTTTTTTTCCGTCAGACTTTGAAAACAAAAGCAATACAAAATGATGTTTTTGGATGGGTAAAAAATCTCAAAGATGGTCGTGTTGAGGCCATTTTGGAAGGTGATGAAGAAAATGTTAGTAGATTGGTTGAATGGGCCCATGGGGGTCCTGCAAATGCAATAGTCGAAGATGTAGAAATAAGAAATGAAAAATTTAGTGGCGAATTTTCAAAGTTTGATGTTTTGTATTAA
- a CDS encoding DUF5655 domain-containing protein has product MEGIISFGNKRNYEDFKKQIPIQVLPLFDSIREFCFNLGENVIEDVRMHRVVFCKSMTFRWFTDVEPQKEGVIIKLQKSRKEPVEIIQIDKDQKISEFGDVIKRAYEQIH; this is encoded by the coding sequence ATGGAAGGGATAATTTCATTTGGAAATAAAAGAAATTATGAAGATTTTAAAAAACAAATTCCAATCCAAGTATTACCTCTATTTGATTCAATTAGGGAATTTTGTTTTAATTTAGGAGAAAATGTGATTGAAGATGTTAGAATGCACAGAGTTGTTTTTTGTAAATCAATGACATTTAGATGGTTTACAGATGTAGAGCCTCAAAAAGAAGGAGTAATAATAAAACTCCAAAAGAGTAGAAAAGAACCTGTAGAAATTATTCAAATTGATAAAGACCAAAAGATCTCAGAATTTGGAGATGTAATAAAAAGAGCATATGAACAAATTCATTAA
- a CDS encoding TIGR00269 family protein: MKCDYCENLAVYTRKYSGQKLCSKCFSNSIVRKTAKTISKHNMIKNNELVAVAVSGGKDSLALLKIIHEMASSHNFRIKTITIDEGIPGYRNEALEIVEKFCGELGVEHKVYSYKNLFELTLDEALDLRENEKTSSCSICGTLRRRAIDHAAKDVGADVIATGHNLDDTLQTFVINMLSGDTNKIGWMEPDTSSNSLRKIKPFCEIYESEIVFYAFTNDIPFQSEPCPHMNEGIRTEIREFLNSLEKQHSGIKNNLYQSILRVSNIVKETNYKEKTVCKKCGSDCTGNVCSVCNMILKLKENQT, from the coding sequence ATGAAGTGTGACTACTGTGAAAATTTAGCAGTTTATACTAGAAAATATTCTGGACAAAAGCTCTGTTCAAAATGTTTCTCAAACTCTATTGTAAGAAAGACTGCAAAAACCATATCTAAACATAATATGATCAAAAATAATGAATTAGTAGCAGTTGCAGTATCTGGAGGAAAAGACTCCTTAGCACTGTTAAAAATTATTCATGAAATGGCATCATCTCATAATTTTAGAATTAAAACAATTACGATTGATGAAGGAATTCCAGGATACAGAAACGAAGCATTAGAGATTGTTGAAAAATTTTGTGGGGAATTGGGTGTAGAACACAAAGTTTACTCCTACAAGAATCTCTTTGAATTAACACTTGATGAAGCATTAGATTTAAGAGAAAACGAAAAAACATCTTCATGTTCAATTTGTGGAACTCTAAGAAGAAGAGCAATCGATCATGCAGCAAAAGATGTTGGAGCAGATGTTATTGCAACAGGACATAATCTAGATGACACATTACAGACATTTGTCATAAACATGCTTTCAGGAGATACAAATAAGATTGGTTGGATGGAACCTGATACATCATCAAATTCTTTAAGAAAAATCAAACCGTTTTGTGAGATATATGAATCTGAAATAGTATTTTATGCATTTACAAACGACATCCCATTTCAATCAGAACCATGTCCTCACATGAATGAAGGAATAAGAACAGAGATTCGTGAATTTCTAAACTCATTAGAAAAACAACATAGCGGAATTAAAAATAATTTGTATCAATCAATTCTCAGAGTATCAAATATTGTAAAAGAAACAAACTACAAAGAAAAAACGGTTTGTAAGAAATGTGGTAGTGATTGTACAGGAAATGTGTGCTCAGTTTGCAACATGATTTTGAAACTAAAGGAAAATCAAACCTAA
- a CDS encoding class I SAM-dependent methyltransferase has protein sequence MNESKKYDFIDNAFCPCCSSNNLYIAFEKSFFNLPVLKCNECGLHFIWDKNLTLNLEKYYDETYWDVFRNIKNKQIKNQQTDNAYLIKKFPKFIQKFFDWTGVRKSLSRSQSWYLLPLLKKKHSLFELGSGEGFILEFFEKNGFDVFGMEPSKINFSLINRKLTYGKCVTGSADDIKSIKKKFDVIILSHVFEHLKDCKQVLLDLKKILNPNGIIFIDVPNCSNLKTLHESIFTQPHIFHFTKKSIESLSSSTGFSIIKADFFYGKVSTFLDHIKYFLFWIFKKDFFIVSDQKNGNYLRIILTNSD, from the coding sequence ATGAATGAAAGTAAAAAATATGATTTTATTGATAATGCTTTTTGCCCTTGTTGCTCATCTAACAATCTTTACATCGCATTTGAAAAGAGTTTCTTTAATCTACCTGTTTTGAAATGTAATGAATGTGGATTACATTTTATTTGGGACAAAAACCTAACATTGAATCTGGAAAAATATTATGATGAAACTTATTGGGATGTATTTAGAAATATCAAAAATAAACAAATTAAAAATCAACAAACTGATAATGCTTATTTAATAAAAAAATTTCCAAAATTCATTCAAAAGTTTTTTGATTGGACAGGTGTACGAAAATCTCTTTCACGCTCACAATCATGGTATCTATTACCCTTGTTGAAAAAAAAACATTCATTGTTTGAATTAGGTTCTGGTGAAGGATTTATTCTTGAATTTTTTGAGAAAAATGGTTTTGACGTATTTGGTATGGAGCCATCGAAAATAAATTTTTCATTAATTAATAGAAAATTAACTTATGGGAAATGTGTAACTGGTTCTGCAGATGATATAAAATCAATAAAAAAAAAATTTGATGTAATAATATTATCACATGTTTTTGAACATTTAAAAGATTGTAAACAAGTATTGTTAGATCTAAAAAAAATACTTAACCCTAACGGAATTATTTTCATAGATGTTCCAAATTGCTCAAATCTTAAAACATTACATGAGTCAATTTTTACTCAACCTCATATTTTCCATTTTACAAAAAAAAGTATTGAATCCCTATCTTCATCAACAGGATTTTCTATAATTAAAGCAGACTTTTTTTATGGGAAAGTTTCAACATTTTTAGATCATATAAAATATTTCTTGTTTTGGATTTTTAAAAAAGATTTTTTTATTGTTTCGGATCAAAAAAATGGAAATTATTTACGAATTATTCTTACAAATTCTGACTAG
- a CDS encoding site-2 protease family protein — MAWVVIVIVAKGLKLEKHGFEIKAYSLTYKNKQVNSVLLKLLSRTRRGIRVFADVSVISGFIMMGFAFWFLLNNVANFFVAQTEFSELTVLIPGVTLTSAASITYFLLSIPVVLVIHEGAHGIVAALEKIKIKTGGFAIFIAMFAGFVEPDEEEFNKAKKISKLRVIGAGATSNVIFAFALGVILLTNPFFAMVLPEPLLSTFYELPEGVLILSIIENSGAEQAGLLANDIITSINDKSILSPADFPSLNPGETASVSVLRDGQPLDFSLEVMPAPDDPERGLIGIMRDNSFAYKPILNFIEWNDPNVSMFLLWLWMISFFIGIINMLPLPILDGGKFIHTIIDQRISEKAVNGVMWGIYAFTFALFGLNIALSYVKSGWFTI, encoded by the coding sequence ATGGCATGGGTAGTAATTGTTATTGTTGCAAAAGGACTAAAATTAGAGAAACATGGTTTTGAAATAAAAGCATACAGTCTAACTTACAAAAACAAACAAGTTAACTCAGTACTGTTAAAACTTCTTAGTCGGACAAGAAGAGGAATTAGAGTTTTTGCAGATGTAAGTGTAATTTCAGGTTTTATAATGATGGGTTTTGCATTTTGGTTTTTGCTAAATAATGTTGCAAACTTTTTTGTTGCACAAACAGAATTTTCAGAATTAACTGTTCTTATTCCAGGAGTTACATTAACTTCAGCAGCATCAATTACATATTTTTTACTATCAATTCCAGTTGTACTAGTAATTCATGAGGGAGCACACGGTATTGTTGCAGCATTAGAAAAGATAAAGATCAAAACAGGAGGATTTGCAATATTCATTGCAATGTTTGCAGGCTTTGTAGAACCTGATGAGGAAGAATTCAACAAAGCAAAAAAGATCTCAAAACTCAGAGTTATTGGAGCAGGAGCTACATCAAATGTAATTTTTGCATTTGCTTTAGGAGTAATTTTACTTACAAATCCATTTTTTGCAATGGTATTACCTGAACCACTATTAAGTACATTTTACGAATTACCAGAAGGAGTCCTAATTCTTTCAATTATTGAAAATTCAGGAGCAGAGCAAGCAGGATTACTTGCAAATGACATCATAACATCAATCAATGACAAGTCCATTCTAAGTCCGGCGGATTTCCCCAGTTTAAATCCAGGAGAGACAGCAAGTGTCTCTGTACTTAGAGATGGACAACCATTGGACTTTAGTCTTGAAGTAATGCCAGCACCAGATGATCCAGAAAGAGGATTGATTGGAATTATGAGAGATAATTCATTTGCATACAAGCCTATATTGAATTTTATTGAATGGAATGATCCAAACGTCTCAATGTTCCTCTTATGGTTATGGATGATTTCATTTTTCATTGGAATAATCAATATGCTTCCATTACCAATTTTAGATGGAGGTAAATTCATTCATACGATTATTGATCAAAGAATTTCAGAAAAAGCAGTAAATGGAGTAATGTGGGGAATCTATGCGTTTACTTTTGCTTTGTTTGGCCTAAACATTGCCCTCTCATATGTAAAATCTGGTTGGTTTACAATATAA
- the cutA gene encoding divalent-cation tolerance protein CutA, with amino-acid sequence MKPAIIISTYPDKKSITKIAKIFVKNKTVACVNISKIDSIYSWNKKIENTSEYIAIFKTTSKNTKLLKEKIKETHPYNVPEIAEIDVTSINKSYLDWLIDSTN; translated from the coding sequence ATGAAACCCGCGATAATCATTTCAACTTATCCTGATAAAAAATCAATCACAAAAATCGCAAAAATATTTGTAAAAAATAAGACTGTTGCATGTGTAAATATATCAAAAATAGACTCAATCTATTCTTGGAATAAAAAAATAGAAAATACATCTGAATATATAGCTATTTTCAAAACTACATCAAAAAATACAAAATTACTTAAAGAAAAAATCAAAGAAACTCATCCATATAATGTTCCTGAAATTGCTGAAATTGATGTAACTTCAATAAACAAATCCTATCTTGATTGGTTGATAGACTCTACAAATTAA
- a CDS encoding mRNA surveillance protein pelota has translation MITKNIDENLISVIPEDSDDLLNLRRIIKENDKIIGDTTRVLKQDKDYSRPDKGERIKVRIALTVEKISLDDVLDRLRIRGTISESSNESVPHGTHHSFILKINDGITISKKKWLPFEKNLLESSNNQVGFVLVAIDTGDSGIARLRGTHLEFMPNIYSGSGGKRYKTNFNIEKFFEQVQQAISTILKEGDSIVIFGPGETKKRFANFIQKSQNLQKFKVQVVEGIDSGGEDGIYTFTKSNTMKEIMSDSKLAKVSSIIDEVMLLANKKSTKFTMGFDETFNANQMGAVESMVFSDKAIQDDEQKMIDFLNDMENKGVKMYSVDSSTDIGLRVTGLGGIVSLLRYSIES, from the coding sequence ATGATAACAAAAAATATTGATGAGAATTTAATTTCAGTTATCCCAGAAGATTCAGATGATCTTCTAAATTTACGCAGAATTATTAAAGAAAATGATAAAATAATTGGTGATACAACCAGAGTACTAAAACAAGATAAAGATTATTCAAGGCCAGATAAAGGGGAAAGAATCAAAGTTAGAATCGCATTAACTGTAGAAAAGATTTCACTTGATGATGTATTAGATAGACTAAGAATCAGAGGTACAATTTCAGAATCAAGTAATGAGTCAGTACCACATGGAACTCATCATTCATTTATTTTAAAAATTAATGATGGTATTACAATCTCCAAGAAAAAATGGTTGCCATTTGAAAAAAATCTTTTAGAATCAAGTAACAATCAAGTTGGTTTTGTACTAGTAGCAATTGATACAGGAGACAGTGGTATTGCAAGATTAAGAGGAACACATTTGGAATTTATGCCAAATATTTACTCAGGTTCTGGTGGAAAAAGATACAAAACTAATTTTAATATTGAAAAATTCTTTGAGCAAGTACAACAAGCAATTTCAACTATTCTTAAAGAAGGAGATTCAATTGTAATTTTTGGTCCAGGTGAAACAAAGAAACGATTTGCAAATTTTATTCAAAAATCTCAAAATTTACAAAAATTCAAAGTACAAGTAGTTGAAGGAATAGATTCCGGTGGAGAAGATGGAATTTACACCTTTACAAAATCAAACACAATGAAAGAGATAATGTCAGATAGCAAACTGGCTAAAGTATCATCAATTATTGATGAAGTTATGCTTCTTGCAAACAAAAAAAGCACAAAATTTACCATGGGTTTTGATGAAACCTTTAATGCAAATCAAATGGGTGCAGTAGAGTCCATGGTTTTTTCAGATAAAGCAATTCAAGATGATGAACAAAAAATGATAGATTTTCTAAATGATATGGAAAATAAGGGAGTTAAAATGTATAGTGTGGATTCGTCTACAGACATAGGTCTAAGAGTTACTGGTTTAGGAGGCATAGTTTCCTTGTTACGATATTCAATTGAATCTTAA
- a CDS encoding secondary thiamine-phosphate synthase enzyme YjbQ yields the protein MNSFTEYLTFNVEARRGFVNITPDIRKLVTKSKVKEGLCLVNAMHITASVFINDNEGGLLHDYEKWLEELAPHAPVDQYRHNDTGEDNADAHLKRQVMGREVVIAITNSELDFGPWEQIFYGEFDGKRPKRVLVKIIGE from the coding sequence ATGAATTCGTTTACTGAATATCTAACATTTAATGTTGAAGCTCGTAGAGGATTTGTTAATATCACTCCTGATATTAGAAAATTAGTTACTAAAAGCAAAGTCAAAGAAGGTTTGTGTCTTGTAAATGCGATGCATATTACTGCTAGTGTCTTTATCAATGATAATGAGGGTGGATTACTTCATGACTATGAAAAATGGTTAGAAGAATTAGCACCGCATGCTCCAGTTGATCAATACAGACATAATGATACTGGTGAAGACAATGCAGATGCTCATCTAAAAAGACAAGTAATGGGAAGAGAAGTAGTTATTGCAATAACTAATAGTGAATTAGATTTTGGTCCATGGGAACAAATTTTCTATGGGGAGTTTGATGGAAAGCGACCAAAAAGAGTTTTAGTAAAAATAATTGGAGAATAA
- a CDS encoding metal-dependent transcriptional regulator yields the protein MDVLDEETLFVGTAEAEHVEMYLKAIWLLKERGEEVKISTIAKMLNVRQPSVVQMLKKLNAKNLVTYNKAGVRLTDEGQTIGSSMMRNSRLLEVLMDSALKVDIDEEMVCGIEHHMNKQFTDALCTMLKHPRTSPHGKEIPMGECCKSAS from the coding sequence ATGGACGTACTAGATGAAGAGACTCTGTTTGTTGGAACCGCTGAAGCTGAACATGTTGAGATGTATCTCAAAGCGATTTGGCTTCTTAAAGAAAGAGGAGAAGAAGTCAAAATTAGCACTATTGCAAAAATGCTCAACGTTAGACAACCAAGTGTAGTTCAGATGCTAAAAAAATTAAATGCTAAGAATTTAGTCACTTACAACAAAGCAGGAGTAAGACTCACAGATGAAGGTCAAACAATTGGTTCTAGCATGATGAGAAACAGTAGACTTTTGGAAGTACTAATGGATAGTGCACTCAAAGTAGATATTGATGAAGAGATGGTATGTGGTATTGAACATCATATGAATAAACAGTTTACTGATGCACTTTGTACAATGTTAAAACACCCTAGAACATCGCCACATGGTAAAGAGATTCCAATGGGTGAATGTTGTAAATCAGCTTCATAG
- a CDS encoding TrmB family transcriptional regulator: protein MSISDKTRKALEKIGLTSYEIRTFSALLKSGELTASELSQKSGVPYSKIYEVLGTLEEKGWIGTDDSRPTKYFAKSPSTGLETTKQKMENDFSENQSVILNELVPLYEKSGTSEKPDIWVLSGAINIAAKILEMVETCRNEVMIALPEAGEELVRQALPKLRSLHDKGVEITILTSDKMDKESIKAIKRVATVKIKKGLFGGGIISDKKYVVILLGPAVAAENSSDVVAIWADHAGLAGFARQYFEYLLKDSKKV from the coding sequence ATGAGCATATCAGATAAGACAAGAAAAGCATTAGAAAAAATTGGTCTTACAAGTTATGAGATTAGAACATTTTCAGCATTACTAAAATCAGGAGAATTAACAGCATCAGAGCTCAGTCAAAAATCAGGAGTTCCATACTCAAAAATTTATGAAGTTCTAGGAACTCTAGAAGAAAAAGGATGGATTGGAACAGATGATTCAAGACCAACTAAATATTTTGCAAAGTCACCATCAACAGGATTAGAAACAACAAAACAAAAAATGGAAAATGATTTTTCAGAGAATCAAAGTGTTATTCTAAATGAACTAGTTCCATTGTATGAAAAAAGTGGAACTAGTGAAAAACCAGACATTTGGGTATTATCAGGTGCAATAAACATTGCAGCAAAGATTCTAGAAATGGTTGAAACTTGTAGAAATGAAGTAATGATTGCATTACCTGAAGCTGGAGAAGAATTAGTTAGACAAGCATTACCAAAACTAAGATCACTACATGACAAGGGAGTAGAAATTACAATTCTTACATCAGACAAGATGGATAAAGAATCCATTAAAGCAATAAAACGAGTCGCAACGGTAAAAATCAAGAAAGGTTTGTTTGGAGGAGGAATAATTTCTGATAAAAAATACGTTGTAATATTGTTAGGTCCAGCAGTTGCTGCTGAAAATTCTTCAGATGTGGTTGCAATTTGGGCAGATCATGCAGGATTAGCAGGATTTGCACGTCAATATTTTGAATATTTATTAAAAGATTCAAAGAAGGTATAA